A region from the Fusarium musae strain F31 chromosome 1, whole genome shotgun sequence genome encodes:
- a CDS encoding hypothetical protein (EggNog:ENOG41), which produces MLDSITSRWKDLCEEHPRFDAVVTQAGRLVPPVNFITIHYAYFIFGSLFFSLIFWLSSEPSQSIPYVDCLFLVVSSFCDTGLNTVNLSEITTWQQVLLYLLFIIGSALWVSFWTVMARKQAFEKRFEDIVRTEREARKRRAALRRAKPLGRFIPFAKARTTPVSTETSNTLTGLGTVQRTATEKPDPNDLFKTTAPMRRAVTAPPDSISDSDDNDSNTTQVAAPARNAPMTPNSGDHIQFADNLSPRNAGRDSVSIYRRNENEEPNRRPSTSDSVNSDESEDFLLHWKKILGSHNTSKRGQFYDLSSDEREALGGCEYRALKILAVTVPLYAFMWQAVCGIALGAWISINRPSAATVNAINPWWCGIFLSSSAFNNAGMSLNDAGMGAFQDAYFVLIVVGILVLAGNTGYPLLLRLFLWCSLRVLQLTTEPKTLGPWKETIEFILKYPRRVYTTLFPSGATWWLFTVIVAINTIDWVAFEVLNIGNDVVEAMPVSDRIIAGWFQAIAVRAAGFAVVSISGLYPAVQLLYMIMMYISVYPVSITMRHSNVYEERSLGIYEDDPQVLEAENGNGNENGNHLLPTISEEPEKPALRRRVTAAAQKTVKKSMTFHGVGVRPPPKGPDDNSRISFIGQQIRGQLAHDMWWLILPVIVIMIIETDHFLQQPLAYSVFNVLFEVVSAYGCVGLSMGLPGKSYSMAGGMHRGSKFVLCLVILRGRHRGLPVALDKAVRLPGEKLVREEEEDSKIRRTKTMNRIASRESRVM; this is translated from the exons ATGCTCGACTCTATCACATCCCGCTGGAAAGATCTTTGCGAGGAGCATCCGCGCTTTGATGCGGTCGTTACGCAGGCCGGGAGGCTGGTACCACCCGTCAATTTCATAACCATTCACTACGCCTATTTCATCTTTGgatccctcttcttctcgcttATCTTCTGGCTATCCAGCGAGCCAAGCCAGAGTATCCCCTACGTCGATTGTCTGTTCCTGGTTGTGTCTTCTTTTTGCGATACAGGCCTCAATACCGTCAATCTTTCCGAAATCACGACATGGCAGCAGGTTCTGCTATatcttcttttcatcattgGAAGTGCTCTATGGGTTTCATTCTGGACGGTCATGGCACGAAAGCAGGCGTTTGAAAAGCGGTTTGAGGATATTGTTAGGACAGAACGGGAAGCGAGGAAACGGCGGGCTGCATTGAGACGCGCCAAACCACTTGGGAGATTCATCCCTTTCGCCAAAGCGAGGACAACACCTGTTTCAACCGAGACTTCTAATACCCTGACTGGTCTTGGAACAGTTCAGAGGACAGCAACTGAGAAGCCTGACCCTAACGACTTGTTCAAGACAACTGCTCCCATGCGCCGCGCCGTTACTGCTCCTCCGGATTCCATTTCTGACTCAGACGACAACGATAGCAATACGACGCAGGTGGCAGCTCCTGCACGGAATGCTCCTATGACTCCAAACTCTGGCGACCATATCCAGTTCGCAGACAACTTGTCGCCCCGAAACGCCGGCAGAGACAGCGTGTCTATCTATCGACGGAACGAGAACGAGGAACCCAACAGACGACCTTCAACCTCAGACTCAGTCAACAGCGACGAATCAGAAGACTTTCTTCTGCACTGGAAGAAGATACTCGGGAGCCACAATACAAGCAAGAGAGGCCAATTCTACGATCTATCATCCGATGAACGTGAGGCTTTGGGTGGCTGTGAATACCGCGCGCTGAAGATCTTGGCCGTCACTGTTCCCCTTTACGCCTTCATGTGGCAGGCTGTATGTGGAATTGCACTGGGTGCCTGGATCAGCATCAACCGGCCGTCCGCGGCAACCGTCAATGCTATCAACCCCTGGTGGTGCGGAATCTTTTTGTCGTCTTCAGCATTTAATAATGCCGGCATGTCACTCAATGACGCAGGCATGGGTGCATTTCAGGATGCGTATTTCGTTCTAATCGTCGTTGGtatccttgtccttgccgGGAATACGGGCTATCCACTGCTATTGAGGCTCTTTCTCTGGTGTAGTCTCAGGGTATTGCAACTAACCACCGAGCCTAAAACTCTGGGGCCCTGGAAAGAGACGATCGAGTTCATTCTCAAGTATCCCCGTCGAGTATACACGACACTCTTCCCGTCAGGTGCTACATGGTGGCTCTTCACCGTCATTGTTGCCATCAACACGATTGACTGGGTTGCTTTTGAAGTTTTGAATATCGGAAATGATGTTGTAGAAGCTATGCCAGTGTCTGACCGTATAATTGCTGGATGGTTCCAAGCAATTG CTGTTCGTGCTGCTGGTTTCGCCGTCGTTTCTATCTCAGGTCTCTATCCCGCTGTTCAATTGCTCTACATGATTATGATGTACATTTCCGTGTACCCTGTCTCGATTACAATGCGCCACTCCAATGTCTATGAGGAACGATCCCTTGGAATTTACGAGGATGACCCTCAGGTTTTGGAAGCAGAAAATGGAAACGGAAACGAAAATGGAAACCACCTTCTGCCCACGATCTCAGAGGAACCAGAAAAACCGGCACTGCGACGAAGAGTCACTGCTGCAGCTCAAAAGACGGTTAAGAAATCTATGACTTTCCATGGCGTTGGAGTGCGACCTCCACCCAAAGGTCCAGACGACAACTCTCGTATCTCTTTCATTGGGCAGCAGATTCGTGGACAACTTGCTCACGACATGTGGTGGCTTATCCTCCCGGTCATCGTTATCATGATCATCGAGACCGACCATTTCCTCCAACAACCTCTTGCCTACAGTGTATTTAATGTGTTGTTTGAGGTCGTTTCGGCTTATGGTTGCGTTGGTTTGTCCATGGGCTTACCAGGAAAAAGTTACAGCATGGCTGGAGGCATGCACCGAGGTAGCAAGTTTGTGTTGTGCTTGGTGATCCTCAGAGGCCGACATCGAGGTCTCCCTGTTGCGCTTGACAAGGCTGTTAGATTGCCAGGAGAGAAGTTAGTacgcgaagaggaagaagactcgAAGATCAGAAGGACGAAGACAATGAATAGGATAGCCAGTCGAGAGTCTAGAGTCATGTAA
- a CDS encoding hypothetical protein (EggNog:ENOG41), with protein MHLNVPIPRGWDATVSALQPRETSSSNGGGGTNNTVVFIVIGSIAGVVVAITLAVCITKARQKKKPTESKKKGGFLERIRGRSGQGNYEQTAGEDGGENGRQSHQLDPTSTSTNNRQNRNSANNGANAGAAVDRNTSVRSVLTLPAYRQSASHNERVLGREGERDGVDVIIDLPTAEAEEEARNEEMETLYQIRLARQQALAEREERRERRREARLRNDYRELEAIRAETRAANEDNTIAELRTTVDQIKDNRQRSVSSVSYADVGVARHDGTRIRANSSESERVGLLSDAASMQSGHQRGRSYSSAASHDDDFASLAPTRSQGASIRSGSADGRAGSSPELVEADLGEEAMPPPEYEDIPLTDDRSSNHGPPPEYPGPERSSSQRTQRTTEQDLGSDWHEMDPASDGPSNSSPSGQSLGSAPQLPSLRIPQLPEIVIEPSSAHPRDDEQRSPHR; from the exons ATGCATCTGAACGTTCCAATACCGCGTGGCTGGGATGCCACCGTGAGCGCACTTCAACCTCGAGAAACGTCATCTAGCAACGGAGGTGGGGGAACCAATAATACAGTTGTCTTTATT GTCATCGGTAGTATTGCCGGTGTAGTGGTAGCCATTACTTTGGCTGTTTGCATAACGAAGGCGcgacaaaagaagaagccgacagaaagtaaaaagaagGGGGGCTTTCTTGAACGAATAAGAGGTCGATCGGGGCAGGGCAATTACGAACAGACGgctggtgaagatggtgggGAGAACGGAAGACAATCACATCAGCTCGATCCCACTTCTACTTCAACCAATAACCGACAAAATCGCAACAGTGCCAATAACGGTGCCAACGCTGGTGCAGCCGTCGACCGAAATACTTCCGTCCGCTCTGTGCTTACATTACCGGCGTATCGGCAGAGCGCAAGCCATAATGAAAGGGTCCTGGGACGAGAAGGCGAGCGAGATGGCGTGGACGTGATCATCGACCTGCCAACtgcagaggcagaggaagaagcgcGAAATGAAGAAATGGAGACTCTCTACCAGATCAGACTGGCTCGACAACAAGCTCTCGCTGAGCGTGAGGAGCGTAGAGAGCGACGCCGCGAGGCACGGCTCAGAAACGACTATCGCGAGCTCGAGGCGATCAGAGCCGAGACCCGTGCTGCGAACGAGGACAACACTATTGCCGAACTACGAACGACTGTGGACCAGATCAAGGACAACAGGCAGAGATCTGTGTCAAGTGTATCATATGCAGACGTAGGTGTTGCACGACATGACGGAACGAGAATTAGAGCAAACAGTAGCGAGAGTGAGCGTGTTGGCCTGCTCTCAGATGCTGCGAGCATGCAATCGGGACATCAACGGGGGCGCAGCTATAGCTCTGCTGCTAGTCATGACGACGACTTTGCAAGTCTGGCGCCTACACGTTCGCAAGGGGCTTCTATTCGATCAGGCAGTGCAGATGGCAGAGCTGGCTCGAGTCCTGAGTTGGTAGAAGCAGATCTTGGTGAAGAGGCGATGCCCCCTCCCGAGTACGAGGATATACCGCTCACTGATGACCGATCCTCAAATCACGGTCCCCCGCCTGAGTATCCCGGCCCTGAACGCTCCTCGTCGCAGAGAACACAGCGAACTACGGAGCAGGATCTTGGGTCAGATTGGCATGAGATGGACCCAGCTTCAGATGGACCAAGTAACAGTTCACCAAGCGGTCAGAGCCTTGGTAGCGCGCCTCAACTGCCCAGCTTAAGAATACCGCAACTCCCTGAGATCGTGATTGAACCATCAAGCGCACATCCACGAGACGACGAGCAACGATCACCACACCGATGA
- the FPR2 gene encoding Peptidyl-prolyl cis-trans isomerase fpr2 — translation MKAALLLSALASAAVGVVAEDLKIDVTLPVVCDRKTQKGDRVQMHYRGTLKDSGKQFDASRFLRLAFTSMIITKHMLIRTQGYDRGTPLDFVVGSGQVIRGWDEGLLDMCIGEKRLLTIPPEYGYGQRAIGPIPAGSTLVFETELVGIQGVPKPEKIETKVVEGAETAAEAISEAVESAASATKNVAGKVAQAVADAADAAKTIIADTDDAPEHEEL, via the exons ATGAAGGccgccctcctcctctccgCCCTCGCCTCTGCCGCCGTTGGCGTTGTCGCCGAGGACCTCAAGATTGACGTTACTCTTCCTGTCGTCTGCGACCGCAAGACACAGAAGGGTGACAGGGTCCAAATGCACTACCGTGGCACCCTTAAGGATTCGGGGAAACAATTTGACGCCAGTAGGTTCCTCCGCCTTGCATTTACATCAATGATCATCACAAAGCACATGCTAATTCGGACACAAGGCTACGACCGTGGCACTCCTCTTGACTTCGTCGTTGGCTCTGGTCAGGTCATCAGGGG ATGGGACGagggtcttcttgacatGTGTATTGGCGAGAAGCG ACTTTTGACTATTCCGCCTGAGTACGGCTACGGCCAGCGAGCCATTGGCCCTATTCCTGCCGGTTCTACCCTGG TTTTCGAGACAGAGCTGGTGGGAATTCAAGGCGTCCCCAAGCCCGAGAAGATCGAGACAAAGGTTGTCGAGGGTGCCGAGACTGCCGCCGAAGCTATCAgtgaggctgttgagtctGCCGCATCTGCCACCAAGAATGTTGCTGGTAAGGTTGCTCAGGCTGTCGCcgatgctgctgatgccGCCAAGACCATCATTGCAGACACTGATGACGCCCCCGAGCACGAGGAGCTGTAA